A stretch of Cydia splendana chromosome 7, ilCydSple1.2, whole genome shotgun sequence DNA encodes these proteins:
- the LOC134792145 gene encoding protein PET100 homolog, mitochondrial yields the protein MGNWKLEVGRMAMYMSFPVMLFHFFNQPTYFEEWVTNTKRQIFPPESKTDREDIQQLIADMRKKQMQAFEKE from the coding sequence ATGGGCAATTGGAAACTCGAAGTCGGAAGGATGGCGATGTATATGTCTTTTCCCGTGATGTTGTTCCACTTTTTTAACCAGCCAACTTATTTCGAAGAATGGGTGACAAATACTAAGCGACAAATCTTCCCACCAGAAAGCAAAACAGATCGAGAGGACATACAGCAGCTAATCGCGGACATGAGGAAGAAACAAATGCAAGCATTTGAGAAGGAGTGA
- the LOC134792144 gene encoding major facilitator superfamily domain-containing protein 9-like: MTFTIYLLQCVAFVDLLAVSLIVPLIASHVRTLGADHVYVGLMGSIYSGCQLASGPLLGSFSDLKGRKVVLIATLLICGLAYAALGITSSLVVILIIRAILGLFKQTQILTKALVPDYERSEKKQSDIYGKMAAISGVGMTIGPVIGGHIAEDHPEEAFKLVATVVGICFIANAGLVYLLPKSISELQQANKPVKEKITSKGIVHKIVSSCKESVLELYKIEWSKYGTIFFFKGLLGFAMSLYYSNYVLYLKITYELTPKYIGYIISFQGIIGSICSYYMGYINSFYTKDKDYSIRNFHVFLVLSLSILGLINSFNIYMYALFLIPLAIGNAVGRLVTLEMILKRSHNKHRAALIGASNSVRSLSGVVAPMVAGFIGQYYSVQHVVYVTFFVVSLGSLASYRHKNKRIKQD; encoded by the exons atgacttttacAATCTATCTTCTTCAATGTGTTGCGTTTGtg gATCTCCTGGCAGTGAGCTTGATAGTTCCATTGATTGCCAGTCATGTGAGGACCTTGGGTGCTGACCATGTGTATGTGGGTCTCATGGGTTCTATTTACTCTGGGTGTCAGCTGGCTTCAGGACCACTTCTT GGCAGTTTTAGTGATCTTAAAGGGCGTAAAGTTGTACTGATTGCTACATTATTAATATGTGGTCTGGCCTATGCTGCTTTGGGTATTACTAGTTCACTAGTTGTTATACTAATTATACGAGCAATTTTAG GCCTATTTAAGCAGACACAAATATTGACAAAAGCTTTAGTGCCAGACTATGAGCGGagtgaaaagaaacagtccgacatTTATGGCAAAATGGCGGCCATATCTGGAGTTGGTATGACTATAGGCCCAGTTATTGGAGGGCATATAGCAGAAGATCATCCGGAAGAAGCCTTTAAACTGGTTGCCACCGTTGTTGGAATCTGCTTTATTGCCAATGCAG GTTTGGTGTATTTATTACCAAAATCAATATCAGAATTGCAACAGGCAAACAAACCAGTCAAAGAAAAAATTACATCAAAAGGAATTGTACATAAAATAGTTAGTAGTTGTAAAGAATCCGTTTTGGAGTTGTATAAAATAGAATGGTCCAAATATGGgaccatattttttttcaaaggaTTGCTTGGGTTTGCTATGTCATTATACTATTCAAATTatgttttgtatttaaaaatcacTTATGAATTAACTCCCAAGTATATTGGGTATATTATATCATTCCAGGGCATAATAGGATCAATTTGTAGTTATTACATGGGATACATAAATAGCTTTTATACAAAAGACAAAGATTACAGTATTAGAAACTTCCATGTATTTTTGGTTCTATCTTTGTCAATATTAGGATTGATTAAttcttttaatatttatatgtatgctTTATTTTTGATACCTCTTGCAATAGGTAATGCTGTTGGTAGGTTAGTAACTTTGGAAATGATACTAAAGAGAAGCCATAATAAACACAGAGCTGCATTAATTGGAGCATCTAACAGTGTGCGGTCTCTATCTGGTGTAGTCGCCCCAATGGTAGCAGGCTTTATAGGACAGTACTACAGTGTACAGCATGTTGTTTATGTAACATTTTTTGTGGTGTCTTTAGGTTCTCTTGCAAGTTATAGGCACAAAAACAAAAGAATAAAACAAGACTGA
- the LOC134792503 gene encoding major facilitator superfamily domain-containing protein 9-like has translation MISFIKETRLNVKMSFNILLLQIVSFLDMFAVALIIPLVTTHVRTLGAGHIYVGILGAIYPACQLVSGPMIGSLSDLKGRRMVLFMTLLLCAVCQTFLGFINSLCFILIVRGILGLFKQTDVLTKALVPDYETNKKKQSEIFGKIAAMSGIGMIVGPFVGGHLAEGFPEHVLPLVAIIVGGCFSISAGLVYLLPNSKHDEKQESKKLTSKKNSSTTVIQIVLNVCKETVLELFKINWSKYGTIFLFVVLLDFTILLHFSNYVYYLKSTYGLTPKSIGYIISLKGLIRSMSSYLIGFINSYYTKDKKFRTRNAHAFLATSMSMLGFIFSFNIYIYVIFMIPLGISEAVAKLVFLEMVLKRGLGEHRSTLIGATNSVRSMSGVIAPIVSGVIAQYLGVPFVIYVAFFISLLGSLISYRHTNIVKED, from the exons ATGATATCTTTTATTAAAGAGACACGACTAAATGTAAAAATGTCGTTTAACATTTTACTCCTCCAAATCGTATCTTTTCTA GATATGTTTGCTGTAGCCTTGATTATTCCACTGGTAACGACCCATGTGCGAACTCTTGGCGCTGGCCACATATACGTGGGAATTTTGGGCGCAATATACCCCGCATGCCAATTGGTATCGGGACCCAtgatt GGTAGTTTAAGTGACCTCAAAGGGAGGAGAATGGTACTATTTATGACTTTGTTATTATGTGCTGTATGCCAAACCTTTCTGGGTTTTATTAATtcactttgttttatattaataGTGCGGGGAATTTTAG GCTTATTTAAACAGACTGATGTATTGACCAAAGCTCTTGTGCCTGACTATGAGACAAATAAAAAGAAGCAATCAGAAATATTTGGCAAAATAGCTGCCATGTCTGGAATTGGTATGATCGTAGGCCCTTTTGTTGGAGGACACCTAGCAGAAGGCTTTCCAGAACACGTGTTACCTTTGGTTGCTATCATAGTTGGGGGTTGCTTTTCTATCAGTGCAG GTCTTGTGTACTTGTTACCAAATTCAAAACATGACGAGAAGCAAGAAAGTAAGAAATTAACATCCAAGAAGAATAGTTCAACAACTGTAATCCAAATAGTACTTAATGTATGCAAAGAGACAGTATTGGaattgtttaaaataaattggTCTAAATATggcacaatatttttatttgtagttttgttagattttactattttattgcatttttctaactatgtttattatttaaaatcaaCATACGGGCTTACACCTAAGTCTATTGGTTACATTATATCTTTAAAAGGCCTTATACGATCAATGTCTAGTTATTTGATAGGATTCATTAATAGCTATTatacaaaagataaaaaatttcGCACTAGAAACGCTCATGCGTTTTTGGCTACAAGTATGTCAATGTTaggatttattttttcttttaatatttatatttatgttattttcaTGATACCTCTAGGGATAAGTGAAGCTGTTGCTAAGTTGGTGTTTTTAGAAATGGTACTGAAAAGAGGACTTGGTGAACACCGATCGACCTTGATTGGTGCCACAAACAGCGTGCGTTCTATGTCTGGAGTAATTGCTCCCATAGTATCAGGCGTGATTGCACAATATTTAGGTGTACCATTTGTTATTTATGTAGCATTTTTCATCAGTTTACTTGGTTCGCTTATAAGTTACAGGCATACAAATATTGTAAAAGAAGACTGA
- the LOC134792504 gene encoding complex III assembly factor LYRM7, whose product MSNLRRNVLQCFKKLHRTRLKVFYGDQMALTAGRLKINEEFKKNKGVVNEEAIKAMISFGEDVERELRTQIIQAKEIKPGVFEARITEDTLKLDNIPYDDNAIIEKGTGTPCCKSHPK is encoded by the exons ATGAGTAATCTGAGAAGAAAT GTTCTGCAATGTTTTAAAAAACTCCATAGAACTAGGCTCAAAGTGTTTTACGGAGATCAAATGGCATTAACAGCTGGTaggttaaaaataaatgaagaaTTTAAGAAAAACAAAGGAGTTGTCAATGAAGAGGCAATTAAGGct ATGATTTCCTTTGGAGAAGATGTAGAAAGAGAATTAAGGACACAAATAATACAAGCAAAAGAAATAAAACCTGGAGTCTTTG AGGCAAGAATAACTGAAGACACATTAAAATTAGACAACATACCATATGATGATAATGCAATCATAGAAAAAGGTACAGGCACACCTTGTTGTAAGAGTCATCCAAAATAA